From the Helicobacter pylori genome, the window TAAGATAAGGTTAAAACTTAATTACCCTTTTAGTGTTACAATAAAAACACTTAAAACAATAAAGGATGCCGCTCATGTATGTTGAAAAAATTCTCCAATCTTTACAGAAAAAATACCCTTATCAAAAAGAGTTCCATCAAGCCGTCTATGAAGCCATCACTTCTTTAAAGCCCCTTTTAGACAGCGATAAAAGTTATGAAAAGCATGCCATTTTAGAGCGTTTGATTGAGCCTGAAAGGGAGATTTTTTTTAGGGTGTGTTGGCTAGATGATAACAACCAGATTCAGGTCAATCGGGGGTGTAGGGTTGAATTCAATTCAGCGATTGGCCCTTATAAGGGGGGTTTGAGATTCCACCCTAGCGTGAATGAAAGCGTGATCAAATTTTTAGGCTTTGAGCAAGTGTTGAAAAACTCGCTCACCACTTTGGCTATGGGGGGCGCTAAGGGGGGGAGCGATTTTGACCCTAAAGGGAAGAGCGAGCATGAGATCATGCGTTTTTGCCAGGCGTTCATGAATGAATTATACCGCCATATTGGGGCTACGACTGATGTGCCAGCCGGGGATATTGGAGTGGGCGAAAGAGAGATTGGCTATCTGTTTGGGCAATACAAAAAATTAGTCAATCGTTTTGAGGGCGTATTGACCGGTAAAGGACTCACTTATGGGGGGAGCTTGTGCAGAAAAGAAGCTACCGGTTATGGGTGCGTGTATTTTGCTGAAGAAATGTTGCAAGAGAGGAACAGCTCTTTAGAGGGCAAGGTTTGCAGCGTTTCTGGGAGCGGTAATGTCGCTATTTATACCATTGAAAAACTGCTTCAAATAGGCGCTAAACCGGTAACGGCGAGCGATTCTAATGGCATGATTTACGATAAAGACGGCATTGATT encodes:
- the gdhA gene encoding NADP-specific glutamate dehydrogenase, whose amino-acid sequence is MYVEKILQSLQKKYPYQKEFHQAVYEAITSLKPLLDSDKSYEKHAILERLIEPEREIFFRVCWLDDNNQIQVNRGCRVEFNSAIGPYKGGLRFHPSVNESVIKFLGFEQVLKNSLTTLAMGGAKGGSDFDPKGKSEHEIMRFCQAFMNELYRHIGATTDVPAGDIGVGEREIGYLFGQYKKLVNRFEGVLTGKGLTYGGSLCRKEATGYGCVYFAEEMLQERNSSLEGKVCSVSGSGNVAIYTIEKLLQIGAKPVTASDSNGMIYDKDGIDLELLKEIKEIRRGRIKEYALEKKSAKYTPTENYPKGGNAIWHVPCFAAFPSATENELSVLDAKTLLSNGCKCVAEGANMPSSNEAIELFLQAKISYGIGKAANAGGVSVSGLEMAQNASMHPWSFEVVDAKLHHIMKEIYKNVSQTAKEFKDPTNFVLGANIAGFRKVASAMIAQGV